AAGGCCAGGCTGTCCACCAgcagggcggaggaggagcagcCTGCCAAACAGCTGGACAAGAGacgcaggctggaggaggaggccctGCTGAAGGtaccactaccccccccccccgcccccccggtgGCCCTTAGAAACTTTTTAAGGAGGGTCCTAGCTTATCGAGGAGGCTCCTAAATCCTCCCAAAAAGAGTTCCGAGGTCATCCCGGAAGCTTCTAGATCCTCCCGGAATTTCCTAGATCACTAAGGCTCCCCAATTGGAACAGAAGCCCTCCCGCTCCTAAAGGAGGCCCCCTAGAGTTGTTCTTGTTGGAATGCCGAGCTGACGTGAGCCCCTGTAACCCCcccctaatccccccccccccccccctgtctggtAGGCAGAGGAGGCCCAGCAGCACTGCGAGGCCTGCCAGACCGACGTGGCGGTCAGGAGGGTGGAGCTGGCCACCACCAAGAGAGACGTCCTCACCCAGCTCAGAGAGATGGTCTTCCAGTGCGACCTGACTCTCAAGGCGGTACGTCCCCCCCAAACCCGGCGTCTCCTCTCCCGCCTGCTTTTTCCATTTCAGCAGCGTCCGCGAGGTAGACGCGCGTGTCTTCGTTCTCTCCATGGGATCGAACACCGACGCGAAAACCTCCCTTTATTGAAAACCACGCCGTTTACACGTCACTTTGGGTCGATACGAACGAAAACTGCAAAACCTTCAAATGTGACCCATGTcatcgcgtgtgtgtgtgtgtgcaggtgacgGTCAACTGGTTCCAGCTGCAGCAGTCCCAGGCCGTGTCCCTCCCCGTCAACCACCAGGTCCTGTGCGAGAGCGCCAAGCTGTACGAGCCTGGGCAGCGCTACGTGGACTTCGTCCGGAGCCTGCCGGCCGACAAGGCCCGGGCCGAGTCCCTCTCCTTCGACGCCACGGTCGCTCCAAACacggggtgagaggggggaagggggggtttcCCAGGggcgggagaaagagagggcagaGGCCAATGCAGCTGTTTTGTGTgctcatgtggggggggggggggggtgggagtggggcGGGGGTTGCAGAGAAAAAGATCGAGATTGCGTTCGAAAGCGTAACACAATTGAGTGCAGGCCACAGGTCTTCCTGAGGAAGTGACTCGTcagagtgtgggggagggggagggaggataacTCAGTCTTAGGCTTCTGTGCTCTGGATCAACACAACTATAAACAACGACATACTTATCGTTAGGAACACTCGCAACATATGAATTGACCCAACTCTCTTTGATCTcaaagtcaaatgctctaccactgagctagccCAATCCCAACAGTAATGTCTCAGTCCGGTGGAAAAGCTCTGTCCGCGCTGACCCGTGTGGTTCAGGTTGAGTTGGGTCTGGAAGTgcccacagagagacacagctggCAGGTGGAGAGGACGGCTTTGTTCTGGCTTTGTTTACATCTCCTGCCCGCCCCGCCCTGGTCTGATCAGAGGAGGGGAAGTGCAGAGGTTTCAAGGCTGCACATCAacacctctcacacagcacGCAGCACGTCACAGGGTTCCATTTAGAGATCCCACTCACCCTGAGACCACAGCCAGTGGCATGGGAGTGCACCAGCCAGGGCCACCTAGAGCCTAGTCAGACCCTTTATAGTCTGGAtctgagggagtcaggtggctgagcgggtagaggatcgggctagtaatctgaaggttgccagttcgattcccggccggtgcacaaggataagagcgtctgctaaatgtaaatgtaatgatctGATCATGCCGGCGTTATGTCTTTAGGAATATGAGATCGGTGTTGAGTGCATATCACCTTTAGAAATTGAGGATATTCGGCATTTTAAGACAAGTTTCAGTGATCAGTGTTGGATCAGAATTTCCCTCCAGATCCGCCGGAGAGAGTTTCACCTCCGTTTTGCGTTTCCCCCCCCCAGGGTGCTTTTCACCAAGAGGTCGCTGAGCGGCAGCCACTCGTCCCATGGCAGCCTATCGCAGGGCTCGCTGCCGTCGGACTTCCCGGGCGCCGGAGAGAGCCCCGCCCACCCGCGGCCGGCCAAGATAGCGGAACGCCGCTCCAACAGCAGCACGGACATCCAGGGTAGGCACACGCGCCCACAGGACGTGGGCccacaggaccccccccccccccccccccaggcacaCGGAGGGAGCGCATCGCTCGAGCCCTCAAACATCTTGTCTGGGCAGCACTATGTCGACACGAAGCACTTCTGATGCTTCGTGGTGTCGGCATCAGCTCACTGCTTTAGTGGTATCTGGGGCTTGTTGCCTGGTAACGACGCTTCCAGCACGAGGCAAGGCCATGAGATATGGACAGTACACATAGTTGAAATGCATACTTCATATTTTGATTCAAACTTCATATCCATTATTACCCTATGCATCAGCTAAGTACGACTGTGGTTAAATTCAGTAGAAACGACGGCCTTAGCAACTCCATTGGCGACACAATAGAGCAGGATGATTGGTGACGAGTCTGTTCAGGTCGGCAGGTTgattgggagtgtgtgtgtgtgagagaaggagttgtgtgtgtttgtggatgttgGCACACCTGCACTGTGTCGTTTGCTTGGGATCCCAATGGAAATTGTACGTACAATGTATGAATacacagaagtgtgtgtgtgtgtgtgtgtgtttgtggatccATGCAGGCTTAGCCTTGTGGATATAAATGGTTGGAGATTACAGTTGTCCTCCTGTGACTCTTATTtacggaacacacacatgcacatgcacgcgcgcacacacacacacacacacagctgtttgaTCATACTTGTGGTTTGGTTCCTCATTTGAATGATAATATCCTGATAGGTTTCAGGTGCGAGCTCTTTCTGTCCCTGATTTCGTGTTTGCTGATTAAGTGTTGCTACGGCAGCCAGCATCACCCTTCAGAAAGGTTTTTATCCTGAGGGTGGCAACACATCAAGAATTCATTCAGCCACAGCTCACACTGTAAGACGGTAAAGCTTCTGTGACTAAATTTACAAGGACGTCATTTGAAAACCGACAAGTGTCCTTTTTAATCACATGTTAATGTGAACCCACTGGATACGTCACACCTGGATGCAATATTAGCATTCAAGTGTCACCACGACAAGGTACATCTTGGTAAACATGTTAATGGGATGTTCTTTCTGAGGACATGTAGGTGGTGAAGCAGAGATGGGATGGAGAGCTGGACACGGTGAAGTGTCTTGTTGTGGTTGTAGAATATCGTAGTTGTCGCCGAGTCTGGTAAAAGACAGCCTGTTCTTCGGCGTGTCCCTTTGTAGAACCGTGTCTGTTCTGGCTAGATGATCTGATGCATCTATTATCACCGCTATGTGTACACTGCTTTGGATACTAGCGTCGGCGAAATGATGAACTTAGGTTTTTGGAAATGACTACATTTAAATGTGCTGGGAAACTCGAGAGAGAGTCAAATGTGATTGTGAATCTTGTTCCAGCGCTGAGGATCCAAGGCCCGTTTCGAGCCTGGGCCACGGGTAGTCAGGGCGGGGGCATGTGCAGTGACTCCGAGAGCGCCGGGGGCAGCAGCGAGTCCCGCTCCATGGACTCCCCCACCGCCAGTCCTGGTAAGACCCACTGGACCTGCCCACTCATGCTGTTGTCCCaccacttcctccttcctgttctCCATTTCCTGTCCCTGTTATCCCACTTTCGGTCGGTAGTATTTTAGATAAGATGACATCCAACTTTATTCACCCCCGACGAGAAAATTCAAAAGTCACAGCCGCcccaataaaataaacaaatgtataaATACTACAAATATACACAGTATTCGCAGCATCTCCTACCACCGTATTTCAAACAAAGAACACGGCATATCTCCTTCAGAAGTTCCGTCGTTTCTGTCAGTCGTCTTGTTTGTACTCGCTAACCAGCTATCTGTCCCTTCATAACCTTTCCTGCACCCGATGACTGGCATGTGCAATAACAACTGGCAACACCCACCGCCCGCCCTCCAACGCCCCCCCCCGTCTGTcacatctctctccacctgGAGAAGGAAAACAAGACAGACCGCCCTTATGTCATAGTCATAACATCCGCCCtgtcagatcacagacagtACAGTCAACTTGCTGTCTGGGATCGTTTTGGGTCTGGAACGCGTCTCATTGCTTAACTGAGCCGTCGGAAAGAAGCTTctattttttcttttgtttggtTCATCTTTGGCTGGGATTTCCACGAGAGCTGTAAAGGTCCTGGGATGTTTCAGCTTGCCCCAGCCCGGTACGACACCCTGCTGTTCCTACAGCAGGAGACACTGCAGCAGGTCAAGCTTCCAATGAGACGGTGCTGAGGCTTAAAAATGCATATCTACAcacctctttctgtctttctttctttccctcctcctctcttcctctgttcctTTCTTCCTTTAACTGCATTCTCCACATGCCCGGGAGATGTTTTCCAGAACGTTCTCACTAGCTGTCTTGAGATGGGCCTCTCACGCAGACCTTTATGGGAACAATACGGAGGATTGACAATGGGCTTGATCACTGAATGGAAGTGTGAATCACCCATGATGCCTTTATGGTGGTCTCCGATTGGCTCCTTGACCTTTCACCTTAAATGAGCCCCGCCCCGCCGTGGCACATTCATAAGCGAAATGGTTTTCCGGAACAGTCCAGGCCAGCCATGAGAACTCACTGGCGTGTCCTCTTTACCTGCACAGGTGAATTCAAGAGGAGATTACCCAGAACCCCCTCCACAGGCACCATGTCGTCGGCGGACGACCTGGACGAGAGAGAGCCCCCGTCGCCGTCAGATAACGGTGAgtctgagggggagaggggggatgggaaCTCGCCCCGGAGGCTCCCCGGAGGAAACGGTTTGTCTCTCGTTCCCGTGTCCGACGGCGGGGTCGTTGAGGTCGTGCGTTTGTGTCGTGAGGGGTTCCGGGATGTCGGAGAAGGGAAGCTACAACAGAAGAGCCGACCAACTGGCAGTGTGAGATGAAACTGACCCTgatccccactctctctttcccctcccccacaccctgcctctcccccatccAGGTCTGAGTGAGATGGTCATGGAGACAGCCAGTTCCCCAGGCCCCTTCAGGAACACCCTGATGTCCAAGGCCGCCCAGACCCACCGGCTGAGGAAGCTGAGAGCGCCGTCCAAGTGCCGGGAGTGTGACAGCCTGGTGGTGTTCCAGGGGGCCGAGTGTGAGGAGGTTGGttgctttcttcttctctggtctTCTGCCTCCTGGTAAGCCATGTTTCGGCCACGCCGGAGGCTCAATCGCTCTGTTGCTTGTGGATGGGATCCAACTGGACTCAAActgaaaatacaaatacatcGGCCCTTCACATAGAGGGGTTGGCAACCATGTTCAAATACGTCAGACGGGCGGTGTAATCGAGGGGGGAAAGCACTCCAGAGTTCCATGAACAGATACAAAGTCAGACATCAGTCATGTGTCTGGCTGGATCCTCCCTCAGTGCAGTGGAAACCAGAGGCCTTTCGCTggccccactcaccccctcctggatgttctctctccactctgctTATTTTAGATCGACTTCCATTCAATATTTATAAAAACCCTAAGACAATGTTTGGATACATTCGGAAGGACAAAGAACGGGTCGGTCCTACGGGGTTACTGAGTGCGTCGACAGATCGTTTGCGTCACAAAGTCCAACATGGCTGAGGTGGACGCTCCCTGAATGAAGTTGACCGACGAAATTacattgactgtgtttttttGGTTTAGTTTTTGGTTCATGTGACTCGACCGCGCATCGCCTGACTCGTCTCATCTCGTTTCTGTGACTGTGTCCCCAGTGTTACTTGGCCTGTCATAAGAAGTGTCTGGAGCTGCTGGCTATCCAGTGCGGTCACAAGAAGCTTCAGGGTCGCCTGCACCTGTTCGGCGTGGACTTCACCCAGGCGGCCCGGAGCAACCCCGACGGCATCCCCTTCATCATCAGGAAGTGCACGTCTGAGATCGAGCACCGAGCTCTGAACATCAAGGTAACGTCGTTAAAACATCCGGCCCCCACAGCCAGGCTCCTGCTCTtgaatctcccccccccccccccccaccccggacGAGATCCATTTTTCAAACTCGACGGGTGTCTGGATTTGGACCGTGTTCTTTAAACCGTACTGGAGTGCTCTGTTTGAATCTCCAGGGCCGTGTCCTCTCTGGTTTGTCTCCCCCACAGGGGATCTACCGCGTCAACGGAGCCAAGTCTCGGGTGGAGAAGCTCTGCCAGGCGTTCGAGAACGGCAAAGACCTGGTGGAGCTGTCTGACCTCTACCCGCACGACATCAGCAACGTGCTCAAGCTCTACCTGCGCCAGGTGAGTCCGTCACCGCCTCGCGCATCACCTCCGAACCAAGTCAACTGAGTTCGGCTGTTGCAGAGTCGCtcgccccttcccctcccccctcacgccGCCCGGCCAAACTCCCTTTTCATACCTCCTCCTTTTACTGTCAACAAAAAAACGCCGGGACGCTTATCTCCTCCTTTCTAATCTCATCCCCTCCGTTGTGTTTGTCCTCATATTTCAGCCTCCTGCGTTTATAATGAACTTCCTTGTTTATTTCTCTCCGCCTGCCCAGCTCCCAGAGCCCCTCATCCTGTTCCGCTACTACAATGACCTCATCGGATTGGCTAAGGAGAGCCAGAGCGCCAtcgtggaggaggtggagacccTGCGGGCTGGCCCCGACTCAGAGACGCAGCAGGTCAGCGTGGAGCTCGGCCGGGTCCTGTTCAAGATCCGTGACCTCCTGAGGCAGCTGCCGCCGGCCCAGTACAAGACCCTGCAGTTCCTCATTCAGCACCTGCACCGGTAAGGATgagcagggaacacacacacatttacatttagtcatttagcagacgctcttatccagagcgacttacagtaagtacagggacattccccccccgggcaagtagggtgaagtgccttgctcaaggacacaacgtcatttggcacatttcgaaccaacaaccttctgattaataggccGACCCCcgtaccgctcagccatctgacacacacacgcatacacgcacaccCTGACAGTGTCAAACAGAAAACCCTGCTTTCGGCAGGGAGAAGAAGATCGATTTGAACGAACCCAAACACAAACGAGACCAGAAGTTCTCGGAGCGTCTAAGCCCAGACGCCTGTCTAAACCTCTGGCGTCCATCTCGTTTCTTGgcgtccccctctcccccagggtgACGGAGCAGGCGGAGGAGAACAAGATGACGGCCAGTAACCTGGGCATCATCTTCGGGCCCACGCTGATCAAGCCCCGTCAGACGGACGCCGAggtgtccctgtcctccctggtgGACTACCCCTACCAGGCCCTGATCGTGGAGCTGCTCATACGGCACCAGCACGTGGTGTTCGACTCACCCTTCAGCCCCCTGCCCTCCGCCTCGCCCACCGCCGAGGGAGCCCCCCCCGGCCCGCCCCCCGGccctccccccggcctcccccaCCGCCTCACCGCCCAGGAGAAGGAGATGCAGTTGAACAGGCACTCCAAGTCTCTGGGAGACATcaaagaggtgagggggggggggggggaaacgaaTCCTGTGTTTTGTACTTTtagaaaaatgcaaaaaagaAAGCCCACACAAATCTTTTCATTGAGCAAGTTGACCAAAATGTGCTCCCAACTTTTCACAAAATAAGAAACAGAAGTCAAACGGAGAACATATAGTTAATAACTAACAGTGTATTAGTAGGGAATCTATGCCCAATAAAGAGGAAAGATTCAACACATGGTGTTCTTCAAATAGCTTCACCATCCATATTACCACTGTGTCTACTGTAAAAccattctctcttctctccttcctgtttcctgttctgGCTTCTGTTTCCTGTCACCGTCTCTGTATAACAGCAGAGCTCCAAAGTGTATAAAAGGCATTCCTCCATAATCCCATCCTGCCGTTTGCTGGAAGAAGAGGTGCAGCCCATGGCTGAGGAGATGGACTTTCAGCCTGGTCAGTACACTACAGCAATACTATAGTATAGTACAACAATAGCtcatgtataaatatatatacatttagatatatatatgtgatatagaaagtacagcagaatatCATGGATCAGAAGGtcatagttctaacagtatttctgGGGTTAGACTCAAGGAATATAAAGTCTATATTTTCCCAGGCACAATGCAAAATAACATCTCAGTCAAGAGTGCAACAGTAACAATATTTCAACTTCAGCGTAACACTACAATCTCATTTACACACTACAGTGCAAAAGAAACTAAAAAAGTTTTGACCCATAGTTAACACTCAGAAGCCTTTGTATTGACAGGCAATTCTGCAATGCATTGTGCTATTGCATCAGCATGTGCTGTGATAGACATCAGAAATAAAcactgtctacctgtctctcttcccagcGGGGGATTCGGAGGACCTCAACGGCCTCCTCTCCTCGAGTGTCCTCGAGGCTCCGGGGCCGGAGGAGAGAAGCCGGCCGGGCCCCGCCTCCCGGGTCCAGCTCCGCTCCCCTCGCTCCAAGCTGTCGTCCCGGCCCGTGAGTCTACCAGCGGAGCGCCTCCCGGCCGCGGGGCGCGGCCTGGACCAGAGGAACACCCCGAACGGCGTGGAGACGGACGGCGCCCAACCGGAGGGGCCCGGGCCGGGGGCCGGCGAGGAGGCCTCGGAGGACGACCGGCCCCGGACCCGAGTGAGCAGTCACTACCGCAGCACGTTCATCGACACCCACACCCTGCGGAGGACGTGGGACAAGCAGTACAAGCGTTACGACGTCACCCCCAGGACAGCCAGGATCGTGGCGAGCTTGCCCAGCGAGGAGAAGGGGCGCGTGGACGACGCCGCCGGCCGACTGTCCGTTTCTGTGATGTCGTCCGCGTCGGCCTGTTCTCTTGGGAGTTGTAGTTCGAATCCCGTCGCCGTCGCCGCCTACCCCAACAGACCGTACACCATCGCGGTGAGGGCGGGCAGGACTTTGAGGCGAGAGGAGAATGTGTGCGAGTACATCCCCGTGTCCACCTCGCTGAGGCCCCCCAGaactctccagcccccccccggAACCTTCTACAAGCCTCCGTCGGGCAGCAAGGCCAAGGCTTGGGCAGACGCGGGGTCGAAGATGAGTGCGGCGGCGACAGCTAACAgcgctgaggaggaggaagaggaagaggaggaggaggaggaagagctggGGGTTGAGATCGAGGTGTCTGTGGATGAGCCGTGCGAGGAGGCTGGGGCTGCCTCGTCCGGCCACCAGTCCCCTCGCTCCAGCCCCGAGGAATTGAGTCAGAGCGATGCTAAGCCTCTGTACCAGAGACTACGACCCAGGCGGCTGCAGGAGTATGAGCACAGGGAGGCTCACTTTGTATAGCCTCCCCCACCCTGGGAggtacccctccctccctccctcacttcacGGTTCAAGGTTCAAAGTTCAAGGTTCAAAAAACGTTTGGACGAGGAGGTCTGATGGAGATAATATGTGCCATATTGAAGACGAAAAACACCAAGAATTTCATGAACTGTGAAAAATGTACACATGGAAGTgttatatattaatatatatttcTTGATATCTGTCAGGCGTTTGTTTGGCGCAGTGAGTAACAGATTTACAATGAAGACAGGATGCActtatgttgttgttttgaagTTACTTCACATGAATTCTGACTAAAAGTTgttaaaatataaataagagaataagaaaataagaaaaaaaaagtcattTTACCAAACAAAGATGTGTGTAATTGGTCAAATTCTAAATACGTTGAAATCACACTCAGTTTCTTTACCATCCTGCTCAATACACATTGATGAAAGAACATAGTCTGTTTTATATTTTAAACTGtgcaattacattttacaaaaaaaaaatgcccaTCGAACAACTTACATTACATTCTACATTGTTTTATGCCAAAAATGGGAATAACCTGTTACCGTACCCAATTCAGTTTGATGCACTTATTTAGCTTAATTTAATCTTACACCTTTTTTTGTCTCTGAATTCTCTGTTGCTATTCAGACTGCAGTGTTATGTTAGTCATGTCGAAAGTGTTCCACAACCTAAAGACGTGTTGCATCATGTTCAAATGGCCTCATCACTCACTTGATTGACACATAAGTATTGTACATGGTGTCTTCATGTAAATAAATTGAAATATGTTACGGAGTAACACCTTGTTGAAAGAAAAAATTATAATTCTGCATTCGTTTTTTTGTATCCAAACTGTAAGAAGCTTCCTGTGCCCATGTTTTGCCTTGCAGAAGGATGTCACCAAGGTTTAAAAAGCACATGCGTATACAAAGCTAAACACGGCCAAAGCTGTTTAAGAGCAAGCCTACGTTATTCAGCTGTGAACAGGGATACAATTGCCTTTCTCCCATGGACAACCCAATTCATTGTAGGTGCATCAGTCTCGTAAATggtatttctgtctgtattttatGAATGGTGAACGAATGTTTCTGTGTATTACATTACTTGTGTACAAACAGGTACATGGGAACATACGCCTTTTTGTAACTTATTAAAATAAAGCATACATCttccaaatatattttttgactGGCATCAATGTTCTACAGTTATGTTAGTGTGGTGATGTGATAAATGCAGAAGCTATTTTGGGTCCATTTAGCTGTTATACACTGTACATGCTACTATGTCCACAAGTAGGGCATCCTAAATGATATAAAAGTGTTGTTTTTCCTATTCATCATTTATAAGTGAATATCTAGACCTAATGAGACCCAAGATTAACCTATGAAAATGGAGTCTGGTATTAGTGGTCTGTTGTTTGTTAGGTCATGTTGGTCTCTTCAGCGAATGGATGAGTGGAGTTAGCAGGCTCTGGGCCTGCAGAAAGCAGATTATATCAATCTGCTTAACTATTCGCAAGGTCTAGGGAACGCACTGCGTAAACTAACATGGAGCACACAGGAGATTGTAAACGGCTACGtgtttttgcagtgtttttatAGACGGGGGAAAGCAATCACGTTAGTAAACTGGGAGGAAATGATTTTAGCAGAAGAAGACAGTCAAGacttacatgtagtcatttagcagacgctcttatccagagctgcTGGATAGACTTGCATTCGGCATT
This genomic stretch from Hypomesus transpacificus isolate Combined female chromosome 8, fHypTra1, whole genome shotgun sequence harbors:
- the LOC124469937 gene encoding rho GTPase-activating protein 29-like isoform X2 yields the protein MLSAMLRQSSGGGGGGGGSNGNKLSLGLSRLSNGHFFPTSAGTGTAGTSTGSWAMDRGAKSSSQSSVSSGSDSVDSPTADADYIMQLVNDVRRFADVLLHLKEAFHSKEHQDCLHQVAHERLGEVLCVLKAVIGKHQSLNSVDILSAAGTVIARVKGVNFKDVNEDNKLELFSEIYSSIDTLAFTFGNVVSDFLMGDVENGSSLGLPLTRRSRSSENLSVECGGTSPERDDPPGPPARAEEVDGALQGSEGGVDAALLYAKAWSKYSKELLAWAERRIAADVECAKSYSKMAESAKTLASQQEFMPFRKIYMSAFKNDIEYSQLLLHTAAALQANKFMQPLLSRKSDLDKLRKEVKERWQREQKKMHEADSALRKARALQVQRQEEHEKARLSTSRAEEEQPAKQLDKRRRLEEEALLKAEEAQQHCEACQTDVAVRRVELATTKRDVLTQLREMVFQCDLTLKAVTVNWFQLQQSQAVSLPVNHQVLCESAKLYEPGQRYVDFVRSLPADKARAESLSFDATVAPNTGVLFTKRSLSGSHSSHGSLSQGSLPSDFPGAGESPAHPRPAKIAERRSNSSTDIQALRIQGPFRAWATGSQGGGMCSDSESAGGSSESRSMDSPTASPGEFKRRLPRTPSTGTMSSADDLDEREPPSPSDNGLSEMVMETASSPGPFRNTLMSKAAQTHRLRKLRAPSKCRECDSLVVFQGAECEECYLACHKKCLELLAIQCGHKKLQGRLHLFGVDFTQAARSNPDGIPFIIRKCTSEIEHRALNIKGIYRVNGAKSRVEKLCQAFENGKDLVELSDLYPHDISNVLKLYLRQLPEPLILFRYYNDLIGLAKESQSAIVEEVETLRAGPDSETQQVSVELGRVLFKIRDLLRQLPPAQYKTLQFLIQHLHRVTEQAEENKMTASNLGIIFGPTLIKPRQTDAEVSLSSLVDYPYQALIVELLIRHQHVVFDSPFSPLPSASPTAEGAPPGPPPGPPPGLPHRLTAQEKEMQLNRHSKSLGDIKESSKVYKRHSSIIPSCRLLEEEVQPMAEEMDFQPAGDSEDLNGLLSSSVLEAPGPEERSRPGPASRVQLRSPRSKLSSRPVSLPAERLPAAGRGLDQRNTPNGVETDGAQPEGPGPGAGEEASEDDRPRTRVSSHYRSTFIDTHTLRRTWDKQYKRYDVTPRTARIVASLPSEEKGRVDDAAGRLSVSVMSSASACSLGSCSSNPVAVAAYPNRPYTIAVRAGRTLRREENVCEYIPVSTSLRPPRTLQPPPGTFYKPPSGSKAKAWADAGSKMSAAATANSAEEEEEEEEEEEEELGVEIEVSVDEPCEEAGAASSGHQSPRSSPEELSQSDAKPLYQRLRPRRLQEYEHREAHFV
- the LOC124469937 gene encoding rho GTPase-activating protein 29-like isoform X1 — its product is MLSAMLRQSSGGGGGGGGSNGNKLSLGLSRLSNGHFFPTSAGTGTAGTSTGSWAMDRGAKSSSQSSVSSGSDSVDSPTADADYIMQLVNDVRRFADVLLHLKEAFHSKEHQDCLHQVAHERLGEVLCVLKAVIGKHQSLNSVDILSAAGTVIARVKGVNFKDVNEDNKLELFSEIYSSIDTLAFTFGNVVSDFLMGDVENGSSLGLPLTRRSRSSENLSVECGGTSPERDDPPGPPARAEEVDGALQGSEGGVDAALLYAKAWSKYSKELLAWAERRIAADVECAKSYSKMAESAKTLASQQEFMPFRKIYMSAFKNDIEYSQLLLHTAAALQANKFMQPLLSRKSDLDKLRKEVKERWQREQKKMHEADSALRKARALQVQRQEEHEKARLSTSRAEEEQPAKQLDKRRRLEEEALLKAEEAQQHCEACQTDVAVRRVELATTKRDVLTQLREMVFQCDLTLKAVTVNWFQLQQSQAVSLPVNHQVLCESAKLYEPGQRYVDFVRSLPADKARAESLSFDATVAPNTGVLFTKRSLSGSHSSHGSLSQGSLPSDFPGAGESPAHPRPAKIAERRSNSSTDIQALRIQGPFRAWATGSQGGGMCSDSESAGGSSESRSMDSPTASPGEFKRRLPRTPSTGTMSSADDLDEREPPSPSDNGLSEMVMETASSPGPFRNTLMSKAAQTHRLRKLRAPSKCRECDSLVVFQGAECEECYLACHKKCLELLAIQCGHKKLQGRLHLFGVDFTQAARSNPDGIPFIIRKCTSEIEHRALNIKGIYRVNGAKSRVEKLCQAFENGKDLVELSDLYPHDISNVLKLYLRQLPEPLILFRYYNDLIGLAKESQSAIVEEVETLRAGPDSETQQVSVELGRVLFKIRDLLRQLPPAQYKTLQFLIQHLHRVTEQAEENKMTASNLGIIFGPTLIKPRQTDAEVSLSSLVDYPYQALIVELLIRHQHVVFDSPFSPLPSASPTAEGAPPGPPPGPPPGLPHRLTAQEKEMQLNRHSKSLGDIKEQSSKVYKRHSSIIPSCRLLEEEVQPMAEEMDFQPAGDSEDLNGLLSSSVLEAPGPEERSRPGPASRVQLRSPRSKLSSRPVSLPAERLPAAGRGLDQRNTPNGVETDGAQPEGPGPGAGEEASEDDRPRTRVSSHYRSTFIDTHTLRRTWDKQYKRYDVTPRTARIVASLPSEEKGRVDDAAGRLSVSVMSSASACSLGSCSSNPVAVAAYPNRPYTIAVRAGRTLRREENVCEYIPVSTSLRPPRTLQPPPGTFYKPPSGSKAKAWADAGSKMSAAATANSAEEEEEEEEEEEEELGVEIEVSVDEPCEEAGAASSGHQSPRSSPEELSQSDAKPLYQRLRPRRLQEYEHREAHFV
- the LOC124469937 gene encoding rho GTPase-activating protein 29-like isoform X4; this translates as MGDVENGSSLGLPLTRRSRSSENLSVECGGTSPERDDPPGPPARAEEVDGALQGSEGGVDAALLYAKAWSKYSKELLAWAERRIAADVECAKSYSKMAESAKTLASQQEFMPFRKIYMSAFKNDIEYSQLLLHTAAALQANKFMQPLLSRKSDLDKLRKEVKERWQREQKKMHEADSALRKARALQVQRQEEHEKARLSTSRAEEEQPAKQLDKRRRLEEEALLKAEEAQQHCEACQTDVAVRRVELATTKRDVLTQLREMVFQCDLTLKAVTVNWFQLQQSQAVSLPVNHQVLCESAKLYEPGQRYVDFVRSLPADKARAESLSFDATVAPNTGVLFTKRSLSGSHSSHGSLSQGSLPSDFPGAGESPAHPRPAKIAERRSNSSTDIQALRIQGPFRAWATGSQGGGMCSDSESAGGSSESRSMDSPTASPGEFKRRLPRTPSTGTMSSADDLDEREPPSPSDNGLSEMVMETASSPGPFRNTLMSKAAQTHRLRKLRAPSKCRECDSLVVFQGAECEECYLACHKKCLELLAIQCGHKKLQGRLHLFGVDFTQAARSNPDGIPFIIRKCTSEIEHRALNIKGIYRVNGAKSRVEKLCQAFENGKDLVELSDLYPHDISNVLKLYLRQLPEPLILFRYYNDLIGLAKESQSAIVEEVETLRAGPDSETQQVSVELGRVLFKIRDLLRQLPPAQYKTLQFLIQHLHRVTEQAEENKMTASNLGIIFGPTLIKPRQTDAEVSLSSLVDYPYQALIVELLIRHQHVVFDSPFSPLPSASPTAEGAPPGPPPGPPPGLPHRLTAQEKEMQLNRHSKSLGDIKEQSSKVYKRHSSIIPSCRLLEEEVQPMAEEMDFQPAGDSEDLNGLLSSSVLEAPGPEERSRPGPASRVQLRSPRSKLSSRPVSLPAERLPAAGRGLDQRNTPNGVETDGAQPEGPGPGAGEEASEDDRPRTRVSSHYRSTFIDTHTLRRTWDKQYKRYDVTPRTARIVASLPSEEKGRVDDAAGRLSVSVMSSASACSLGSCSSNPVAVAAYPNRPYTIAVRAGRTLRREENVCEYIPVSTSLRPPRTLQPPPGTFYKPPSGSKAKAWADAGSKMSAAATANSAEEEEEEEEEEEEELGVEIEVSVDEPCEEAGAASSGHQSPRSSPEELSQSDAKPLYQRLRPRRLQEYEHREAHFV